tcaacttTGAGAACTAATTATCTGGGAGCCTTTTTCTTTACTTCCTCCCACACTGACACATTAATAATCAAATCCAGCTTTTTGGGAGGGAAAAGTAATATGGTTAGGAAACTGCTTGAACTATTTGATGTCTTTTGCTAAAATGGCTAAGATCATAATGGTCTTCAAAAAGTGATTATGGTCACTGTAATCTTATGGTTAACTTAACATTAAAATCTTTACTAGCCAAGATGCAATATATTACACCTGAAACTGCAAGGAAGCTATTTAGAGGAAATTGTGACCTGGGTGTCATCAAGAAATATCTAAACATTAGATGAGTATATGAAATGTCAAATTGCAATCTGTATAGCAGGGATCATAATAGTCAGGATCCTAGATTTAGAAATCTAACATTTAATACCTCTCTAAATAATATACCTCtaagagacagaaagagagaataAACAGAGAaggtagaaaagaaaaataaaaatagacaCAAGTACCAttctcttgaaaaaaataattaaattaaaagccaGTTACCTTTCCATGAGTGCTTCAGAAAAACAGCGGTGCATGGATTTCCAGCAGCCAAAGAGATGACACCGTGAAAGCCAGAAACAAGAACACGCAACATTTCCCAAGACAGTTAAGAGTGGATATCATTAAAGATAAGTGTGGCCAGCcaataatattttattcatagTTATATTCAATTTTCTTAATTAATCTCATAAACTACATAGTAGTCCAGGACcgtgatttaaaaatatgagtGAATTTTAGACAGAGTCTAGGAGAAATAGCTGTAcagttttgtggatttttgttttgttttgttcactGACATTCTTTAAAGTATCACAAAGATGCAACCACTCCAGGACTTCTCACAGCCTGTAAagatatcccaaaatatccatGTCCATCTAGGTAATATTTCTAGCTGATTATATTGCCACCCTTCACAACACCTGAATGCCTTGTACCCATTAATGATTATCTTCCAACAGTATTGGTATCTTTCTGGTTTAGATAGAAGTCAAAATCAAAGAAGCTGAACTCAAATTAAAAGCCAATCAACAAGAATCAAAGACCTAGATAAACTGAGGAGGTTTAAATAAAAGATCCAATGACTCGCCCAAAATATTACTACATACACAACCGTGCAGTGGAGCCAAAGTAATCGCTGTTCCCATCTGCCACACCTCTGCTGGTTGTCAGTCCCTTCACCAAGACAGATGAATGAGCCACAGTCCAAAATTTAGAGTCTTTCCATCATGCAGGAATTCTTTTATACAGCAAGGAATTCAGTCCAGTCAAATCCTTGTGTAATGACTTTGGATTAGCAGACATGGTGAAACATAGGCAGAGGTTTTAAAGTACCTCACACACAACCACTGTCCCCTTACATGGACCAGGCCATACCATTCTGCACCATACTGAAAATGCAGAGGATGAGTTGGAAGTCTCCTTCAAatgaaattctcattttcaaaacttttctgTTCCTATCAGAACAACATTCATTacactttctcttttctataaaaacagttttaaaacttttatcATGCCACAGCTTATTAGTATGTGTAACTTCACACACAAGTCATAAAATTAGGCCTTTTTCCCAAGTTTCCAAGGAACTTAAATGGAGAGAAGCATTTAAGACCCATGGCAGAACAGCTAGCTAATGAGCTGAGGAGAAGAAAAGTCAGCTCTAGAATGAATGAAGATTTccaaacttggaaaaaaaaccaaaactattaAAGTCCTCAATCAATCAGTTATATATTTTGATAAAAGTAAACCTAAATATTAAACCACATGCTTAATTTAATgctcaaagaaaagaaaaaaggtctGTAAAATGTAAATAGCTAAGTCATAATTTGAATGTGCTACTAAATAAATTGTTCAAGAACTGAGAATGGGGAAATAATACTGAATATACAGTAATATGAAATACAAATGGTAAATACACAACACAGCTTCCTAACTTGTCCTATAAAGTCAAAAGAATGGGGATCTCATAATGTATGGCTAAAAATTTAGCAATATGGAGAAATAAGATAAATatgtgaattttaaattaagtttgAAAACATCAACTTTGatataaaagaaagaatttaaaacagTGGAGTTCTAAATCTTTAAATTAGGTTAGCAAGATTCTCAGAGCATAATCTATGTCCATCTTGAAAGTATCTATAATAGGACAATCCTATGCTGGTAGAATTTATCACATCCATCAAATCAGAGCTCCTGTCTTACTCCATTTAATCTGTCCTTGAAACAATGGGAGATCTACAAGAAAGTCACACAACTGGATAAAAGTTAATTACAGAAGTGGAAAATGAAACCTAAACTTTGCATTGAAAATATTGACTAAGACTCTTAAAATGGGCAATTGTTCAATTAAAACATTTGTGTCTAACATATCATTGTTTATGATGGCAGTGATGACATTTTAAAGTAATCATTTCTCATGCATTTCAcggttgttttttttgtgcagaTTCAATTGGGAAGCTTGAGCATAAGCAAACCTGTCAGGCTCTTTAAAAACTGTAAGTTTTAATTGTTACTATATGTAGAGTTGCAGATAGCTGTCAGTCTAGCAACCAAGCTCAGTTATGTTCAGACCTTTAACTCCTCTGAAATACAAAAGGGTAGAGTTGCTCCTTCCTACTTTCCAAATGGACAATTGAATTATTTTCCCTTATTTGACCTCagataaaaaaatccagatgttttttaaaaaatcaactcTTCCCAATACAAACAGTCAAACAGAACTTACTGCTTTTCAGGAGTATAAGCTTTTCTGTAGAACCCTGAAAATTTAAAGATTGAAACCTTACACCAGAATTACAAAGTTTATGTCTCCAAATCCTGGTATAAGTTCTATTTTTATACTTTAAGAACAAGAATATAGGGGCCATGCTTCTTATAAGAGTTACTGGAGAATTTGGATGAATTagtaaaatatcaaaataagtAATAGCTGTAATAAGGCACCttgtaaaaaggaaatattcaaaTGATATGActtcaaatgggaaaaaaatattcttgttaaAAGCATTGAGAACCAAGAGAAATATCAGCGAACAGAACTCATTTCCAGGGAAGAACCTTACACTGAAAGAAGGCAACTCTTAACAAGGAATGCCTTTTGGAGCCTCAGCTACACAACTCAAGAATTACATTTAAAACTCATTAATGCCAAGTACCAAGGGGAAATGTAAGAAAACCTACAGTTTTTATATCCAGGTCTTTAAACAGATTCATATTTATAggtggaaataaaacaaaatcactaATTTGAAAACTTTAGGTTTGCCACAAAACCCTAAACACAAAAggtagaaaattaaattattataaaagcAGTCTAGCTGACATCACCTAATGAAATACAGGATCTATCCCTATACTTTGGATATACATTATCTGCATTAACTAAAAAGAGTGACTATTTTTCTTTACCCAGCACAGTATCTAAAACATACCTAAAATTGACATAAATAACTATGAAGTGAATATCGTTTATTTCTAATACTCGCACAGATTAACTTATGTTgaaaaaagatgtattttttcattcttctgggATTCCAGTTCTGTCGATCAGTGAACTAAATACCTATTGTCTGTCTTTTCTTAAGAACACTTTCTCCTTAACTTGAACAATTTGCCACCATTCCAGACTGTGTAGAACTGTTGGATAAGAGGCAAAAAGGAGCAGATTaatttaaacaacaacaaaaaaagagaaaaatagcaCCCACAACTTCAACCCCCAAACTCGATTCtcctgaaaaagcagaaataacacACAAATCGCCCTCTTCACAATCCCACAAGTCTACTAGTAGTGGATGTTGCAAAGAAATGGTATCTGATCCCTTCTGTTGCCTGGCTGCTTCTCATACTGTGCAACATGTGCTGTGCTTCATCACCTTGTATTTAATATGGTGCCAAAGTTGGACAAGTCCTGCTCCATTCCTTCTCCTAACTCCAGCAGTGTGCTCCTGCCACTTACTTTGGACCAAATATAATGAATTGGTTTGACAAGGTAGGTCAATTTAACTCACGTAAGCACTGAATTGCTTTCTCATACAAGATCACCCTATTGGCTCGTTCTAAAGCCAGAAAAGCCACTAAATCTGAGACAAACAAGACGAACGAAACAGGTGCAAAAGGTaacaggaagaaaggaaaagagaaaacgAGATTACCCCTTTTAGCAATAATTTGCAATTTCATTACGACAGTCAAAACACAAAGCTGCTGTCTCAGGAGGCAGCTCCACAATACTTAAGCTGCTCCAAACTGAGGTTGTTCTTCCACTGACTCTAGTGGAAGCTCCATCAGCAGAGCTTGTGGAGCTCCCCTACACTCCATTCTCCTGTCTGAGCAATTTGCAATGCCACTACAGTGCTTTGCTCCTGTAAGCACTGCTTGTGGTACCCTCCACCCTAGaaaaaacagggattttttaCTAGTGAAGAATGAAAACTTAGATGCAGGGAAGCTTggtctttaaaatattttaaaagacaaaaaaaaaaaacctatgtTGCTTGCATATATAGATTACTTAAATGTATAGACAGGCCATTGGGAGGAGGTCAGAAAACTGCAAGTGGAAGCACTGTAgggtttgggtggttttggttAATGACTTTAACAAAACAGGTTTACatcagaaaatacatttttgtaaaCATAAAAACTTTCATGCTTTAGTGGAAAAAGCGAAAAAGAGCTCTCATGTTTTAAAGATTTCCTAAAGGTGATCTATATTAAATGCATCATACTTATGAATTAATTTTACTTCTGAATGAAAATACAACTTTAAATCTATTTATTGCATATTGTGTAGCATGTAGTTATTGTCTTTTATATGTCTTTGAAATGGCTCAGTATtagcaagaagaaaatacatatgGAATTTCGATTCAGTAAGAATTCGAATTTCTTGCTAATACCACTTATTTTACAAACTCATGCTTTCAAATTATagacttacaaaaaaaaatcatggaaggAATGTGAGATACAGGTATCCAGAAGTTCTGCTTTGGCCATGGTTTTTGATACTCCTATACTAAACAGATCAGATGATCAGATCTTTATTCATATGGTCCACATGTTTTTCAGGTTTACCTATAAAAAATTAGATGTTTAGCTACTAAACAGTAAAAATAgtagtaaatttaaaaatatgtattaacCAGATTCAAAAATACTATTTCTATTTTAAGGAGTTGCAGTGCTGTTCATATTGGAACCACTGAAGTTCACCAAGTTTCAGAATTCAATAAATATCTAAATGAGCAGggcatgcaaataaaaataatataggacagtggagagaaaaacactggaaaacatATAAAATACTATTCTGAAATAGCTATTCTGCTATTTCAGATTTCTTgcattacatttaaaaatacttcctgAGAATAGGTGTCTCAACTCTTATGACACATATTTAACAAATCTATTAATGGAAATCCTCCATCTGTTCTAAAATGAATAAGAATGTTACTATAATTGTTTTAGATCTATATGAAGACAAATGACAGACCAACTGCTGTAATGGAATTTTTAATGAAACGTTCACATTTCTGGCTGACTGGCCACACTGCTGTGATCTAAGGACTAActgaaagagatgaaaattcCTTAGATCCATCTCTACCTTTCAGGCAGAATTATTCTGTTCTGTAGCTATCTGTAAATGTTTATATGCAGAAAAATCATCTGTTGCCAGCACTAGATGATGCAGTCTCTTTCATAAATGCTCTGTCTCCTCTATAACGTTACAGATGTCTGTATTAATAGAATACTTAATAAAAGATAATCTGCCACTAAAATTATACTCTAACCTTAGGGCAGACTTTCTGATATAATCTgctgttttattctgtatttcacaCAACTCTATTAATTTTAAGTAGCCTTGCCTAAAGGAATCATGAAAGCAATCTCTGTACTAGCAAACAGAGGCCAGATCTTCAAAAGAACTCCAGCTTCTACCTAAATGGCAAGATTTTTAGGAGTATTTAGCATTCTGTAGCTTACTGGAAATAATAGAAGCTGACCTCAAAGTTTTGCTACTGAAGTGAACATGAGGAATTTCTTTTCACAAAACCTTTTAAACTGATCACCAGGTCTAAACCTTTCTAAAagattaaagcagaaaaacaaaaccacaagtACTCACTCAATTGtgagctgctttattttctaatatttttaaaatattgataaGAATAgtatttgttcctttttctctcaaaaaaaaaaaaaaaaaaaaaaaatccaaacaaaaaaccttccTAAGGAATGTTAGACTAGTCTGGCCCAAATAGAACCAAGAGCAAAATTTCCATTAATTGGACAGAAACTCATCCACTGTCTTATACTCTAAAAGAAGTTGCCATAGTTGtctaagaaaaaataaaaacgtGCCCATTCTTCAAACAACACAGCTCATAGTTTACAGACTACCACACTGGAAAACCTCATTGGCTTGGAGCTGACACACACCTGCTTTTGTGCATGGTGTCTTTTGGCACAGACGGGAGAGAGATGGGAGCAGTAGCATTGCAAGATGCAGACAAATTTACCTTAATTTTAACCTGAACACCCCCACAATATATAGGTTAACATTCCTGCAGAATATACAGATTAGTTTAGAACAGATTCATAAGAATAAATATACAGCTAAGGATACCTCCATGCCTCCACACTTGTAACTTTTACAGCTATAAGCtgcaaaaaaagcagaatttactCTGATGTGACACACAATGTTCTCTCACTTTCCACTGTGAGTCTTCTCATGCAagcctgcttttctcttttttttcctatagcAATTTCCAAGTCACAACCCAACTACTTGTGCTCAAGAGTCAGAGCCATTTTCTTTAACAGTAATACCTGAGTTTGGTCTTTCCGCTCCAGTGTCTACTTTCCCAGTGAGCTCCATTTTCATTTATTactttccaaaaaaattcccaatgAGGCTCTTTTTGAGAGGTTACTGAGCTTATCCCTCAGCTTCAAGGCAGAATTAACCATATTTAAACCATTCCTAATAGATGTCTAACCCATTCCTGAATGTCACCACTAGTGGAGATTGCAGTACCTCCCCAGGTATTCTCTTTTAGTAATTCATtattaaaatcctttaaaagttttttggtttttttcctaacataACTGTTTACTGCTGTAATTTAAGCTCATGGCTTCTTGCATTCTTCATAACAGACCTTGAGAAAACTTACTTTCTTCGTATTTTACACTTTTGAACTCCTATTACAACAGATCTGTTTTGCACAGTCTTATCAACCCCAAATCACCAAGGAAGAAGTGCACACAATTTCAGATAAGAAAACATAGCAAGACtaatatatttagaaaaaaaaaagtagatcCTTTTTTGGACCTACTATCTTTATATCTATGATCATATACAGTAAAACATTTTAACAATGGTCATTTATCATGTTCCTCAAGAGAACCAATAAAATGCAATGAATACACATCCTCTGATGTTGCACAGGTACAAAATGTATAGTTTGTTTACAAACTAATATTACTGAATGTAAAATgaagcaacattttaaaaaaatatattggtAAAGGTCCAAAGTttacattttctaaaatattaagGTCATGTTTTATTTACAGACCAGCGTTTGAACAATTACTGGCATTTTAAGATAACTGCTTAACCTGATGAATACatgaataaaatgaaactgtaaaaaaacctcaaccaaataaaaaccccTCAATAATTGAAGTTCCATATAACAGTTCCAAAAAcactattttaaatttctatttagAAAAGCAAGATGTGATCTACCACACAGTAACTCATCAGAAACTGGTCTAACATTTTGATATGCTATAGGTATCGCAAGTGACCAATGTTACCAACCACGTGCCCAAGAGTGTGTTTTTCACCCATTCCAACTTCAAATGAAGTTTTCACAACAGTTGTAATatttacaaatttaaaataaaggctTAATATACCTTTGGATTACATTGCCACTGTTATTGTGTCTTCTCTTGATGACTACAAGTAGCAGATTGCAATCCAAAGGCCACTTATTTTGTGGACTCTGTGAGTTAACTACTGTTATCAGCATGTGCCCCAGctagccttaaaaaaaaaatagactaaGCAACTGACTAAAAGCAAACACTCACCCAGGATCAGTTTACGATAGAACTCACTCACTGAAGTCTCTCTCTTGATGAGTGGTGGTGTGTCAAAAAGTGGAAGCTTTTAAGCCTGAACAGGACCTATGAGCTGTATTACCAGCCATGACACAaaccccagctgagccctgtgggCAGGTATGTGACACCCATGGCTGCAATTTCAGGAGTCTGGCAGTGACACCtggtcacctgctgctgcagagactCCTCTGCCTTCACTGTGCTAGGTTAAGTGACCTGAAAGCTGCATCATAAATAGCCATCTCAGGCTGCATTAGCTTTTACTGATTTTTACTGGGTTTGAGTAAGGAGCATGTCTCATCATGCAGCACCTTTTTTTACTTTGTGGCCCAGTCCCACCTCTGGGGCCCTGCATAAAAGTGAACATAAAAACAAACGAGGCAGACATTTTTGCCCACAGAAGGGACTGGTGAATGCCATGACAATTCTGCTCTGCTAGCCAGAATCCCTGTGAATAATTCAGTTTTTTGAGAATGCAAGTATTTCATTAAACTTGCCACCTTTATAAAAATAGGAGGATATCTGAGGGAATGGAATAAGAAGCAATTTCATTTTGATTACCATCCTCCTTTACACTCTGTTATTACATACCTACATTAGGtgaaaaaaggaggaattaaAAAGCTTCGAGCTCAATGTATGCTTCTCAAAAAATTGTAGGTGCAATACCTAAGAAGTAGGTAAACCAAATCCTTTCTTTCCATGTTTGTGATTTTTGAGATCTCAGCGTTTTCAAATGTAACTCACTGATTCTCACTGATTGCAATTTTTACATCATATTCAGTATTCCATACTGGATGAAGCAAAGCATCGGCCAGTGATGATCCCTGTTTCATAGAGAACTTGATCACATTCTTGAATTAAAGCAGTTATTAGTGCATTATGCTGCTAATGACGACAAAACTGTTTCACATTCTAATACCCatctctgaaatgttttaaaatacctAACCACGCGATGCTATGTATTCCTATGTAACATTCAAATCCTCTAAAAATATGCTTTCTTGAAAAGATTCTCAGTCTAAATGTATATCAATAACAGGTTTTGCTTCATTTAGTTTCTTATATTATTTCTAATACAGTTCCTGCTTTACTCTTAACTACAGGCTATAGTTTCTAGTTGCTGTTCTGCTTCAGCAGCCATGGCTGCTGCCTGCAACTGTTCTGTTTCACTCTGGATGGAATTGGCTGCTGTAACTTGCTTTCTTTCACTGTGCATATTGTTCTCATGCCTTTTCAGGTCAGATGCCTTAGCAAATGCTTTAGTGCAGGAACTGCAGACAAAAGGCTTCTCTCCTCGGTGCCTTCTTTCGTGGTCTTTGAGGTGGGACTTGTGCTTGAAAGCTTTATCACACATATGGCATGCAAATGGCCTCTCATTACTGTGAACTCTTTCATGCTTTTTTAGATCTGGTGCACGAATAAAAGACTTCCCACACACCTCACAACTGTAAGGCTTGTAACCTGTGTGTATTTTCAAGTGTTCTTTCAAATGAGCTTGCGTGGTGAAGCCCTTTGTACACATTTCACAAACGAATGGTCTGTCTGCAGTGTGtagtttttcatgttttctcaaACGTGCTTCATCAGAAAAGGTTTTGCCACAAGCCTGACATACAATGTGTTCCCTGTGACCGTAAAGCAAGTACTCAAACTTCATATCACCGGCTGCTGTGGTCCATCCTGGCGTCTGTTCATCTTTCACTTCACTTATGCCGTCATTAAATGTGAGTGCCTGAGGGGTCTGAGAACCTAAGTCTTTAGATTCCGTTGTTTCCATAGGTTCTACTTCTTGGCCATAGCAGTTTACTTTTCGAACTTCTTCACTTCCCAACTCTTTCAGAATTGCCTCTTGCACTCTCAGGGTAGTGGTTGGTGATTTACCATCTTCCTGACTCGGAGGAGTGCCTTCCACTGTCACATCTGATGGACTGTCATCATGATCTCCAATCTCTTCCACATCATCATCCTGGGTATCATTGGGTTCCCCCATAGAACGGTTCATTTTTAGACAGTACTTGCTCTTGGACTGTGTGTTTTCTTCGGGACTAGATACATCACGTTTTTGAGAGCAGAGTTTATCAAGAAACCGAATACCAAGGATCTGGCCTGAAGACATCATCAAGTTTACATCCtcttttttaacagaaatcttTGCAGTGTACATGTAATTGAGAACCTCCTCAAAAATATCAGAACGAAGAAAATCTATTTCTATTACTGATGAACTATCAACTTCAAGttttttgaaaagctttttgaaGTAGGTACTGCAGGCAGCAAGCACGCATCTATGGGCTCTGAACTTAACATCTTCAACCACAATAGCGATGTCACAAAATTCTCCTTCCAGACGTTGTTCATTCAATGTTTTCAGGAACACAGTTTTGTGATCGTCGTCATTATATTTAATGGTTTCAGACATACTGATGAAAAACTCCTGTAAATTAACAGGAAAACTGTGTAACTTTTATAAAGTAGTCTAAATCACAAAATCCCAAGAGATGAAGTGATTtccatcattaaaaaaatccccaacttTTTTGTATAAAATGACCACAAAAAGCCTGTTAGACTTTTTGCATTACtctaaaactgattttaaaattgtgAACGCATAAAGGTCTTTCCTTAGGTTATATAATTTACAATTATTAAAATCTTTATTCAGTTAcacaaaattgaaaattttctctttaaaactgCAATTCTCAGTTGTAAATGCATGTATCAATGTATGACTAAATTCATAAATGAGTATTACAGCTAAAGGAAATGTTAACACTAAAGAATGTGTAAGAAATACTTTAAATGACTCAGCATGACAAACTGAATACGAAATATCAAATATAAGCCTTACCATGAACAATGCAGGAAGTTTTCTAAGCAAATGATTATTAAATTAATCTCAGAATGGGCCACCTTCAGCCTAAAAGATGGGAAGATAATAACATTTCAAGAAATTATAAGATCAATTCGAAAAAATTTTAAGTGttaaaacacagcattttcaattatttaaactTAGATAAAATACACTGTTAAAATACCCGGTAATTTTTTCAGTGATACAACAGGCAACTCCATGTGTTTACTTTCCTATGGCTACTGCACTTCCCTGGTTCCACTTTCCTGCTACTTTACACTAAATCTAAAGTACTGAAAACCTTCCCACAAATCACAACAATTAAGGCAGTAACCAAGCCATCAAGAAGGTGATCAGTCTTCTGCTGAACCACAGAGCTGAGCAAGCCTAGCAGAGGGTCTGGCAAGCAGACCAAGCACCCCAAAGGACAGCAgaccagggacagggatgggtgCGCATCCAGGACCAGAGAAAGGGACAAGTGTACCAGATTTCCAAACTATGGAGACACCAGAAAACAGAAGGATAATGCAAGACACGTAGTTTCAAATTATTCAATTCCATCAGACATCTAATTGTGCCGAAGCAGGAAACTCAGCGGAGAGGAGGGAAATTTAAATTTGGTTTGGAACAAATCCTGCACCACCCGGCACAGATCTCCAGGAAATTTCTTCCCCAAATTCTAATTTATCCTCAACCATACATGAAACAGAAGCAGATGACAGGTACGATGACAGATTTGCAACTCTTGGTGCTGTGTGTTTCACATGGTATGGGAACACCTGGCTCCCTACAAATATCTCTGCAGGTCTGGCACCTCTGCTAAAGTGTCCCCggcaacacagaaaaatttaaaaaaaagaaaaaaaaaggacagtcaaaattcttttttaagaCCTAAATAATCAAATTTTAAGATAGCCAgattctgtaaatatttgaaatatacAGAAGCTGGAAAGCaatattgtatatatttatgGGCTGTCTGGGTCTCCTGGCCCAGGAAAATGCATCGGTCCAGCACTGAAGATGGTAGGACAAACTACTATTTCAACGGGATCTTTTCGGAGTTCTTTGCAAGATGGGAAAAATGCTTTCCTTTTAAGCAAGCAGCAAAATGCCACTGCTAATAATCCAGCAACTATTGCAGCGTCCTGTTAAACAGAATGCAATTTTGCTGAAATTCTGCCGGCACTAAGAACTAATTATAAAGTAACTGGCCAAAAAGAGGGCTGCGGAGTGCACAGGAGTGTGTAACTGGCAAAGGACAAAGTTAGTCCTTTGCGAACGGAACAGGGCAGGCTCTGGTTACTTATTGCACTGGGCGATTCAGATTTATTCCTCCACACACTTTTTACAGGGCCGAGCCTCCGCCAGGGCCGCGGGGAGGTGCGCTCGGGACGCGCTCGCTGCGGCCGTGCCCGTGACCGCGGAGGCGCACGCCCGCTCCACGCACCCGCGGGCGGGTTCCCGGCGGGACCGGCCCGGCCCCTGCCGCGCCGCccgcgctcccggcccggcgTCGGGGGCGCCCGCGAGCGGCAGGCGGCCGCTCTCCGGAGCGAGCCCGGcgctcccgccgc
The nucleotide sequence above comes from Oenanthe melanoleuca isolate GR-GAL-2019-014 chromosome 2, OMel1.0, whole genome shotgun sequence. Encoded proteins:
- the ZBTB14 gene encoding zinc finger and BTB domain-containing protein 14, with product MEFFISMSETIKYNDDDHKTVFLKTLNEQRLEGEFCDIAIVVEDVKFRAHRCVLAACSTYFKKLFKKLEVDSSSVIEIDFLRSDIFEEVLNYMYTAKISVKKEDVNLMMSSGQILGIRFLDKLCSQKRDVSSPEENTQSKSKYCLKMNRSMGEPNDTQDDDVEEIGDHDDSPSDVTVEGTPPSQEDGKSPTTTLRVQEAILKELGSEEVRKVNCYGQEVEPMETTESKDLGSQTPQALTFNDGISEVKDEQTPGWTTAAGDMKFEYLLYGHREHIVCQACGKTFSDEARLRKHEKLHTADRPFVCEMCTKGFTTQAHLKEHLKIHTGYKPYSCEVCGKSFIRAPDLKKHERVHSNERPFACHMCDKAFKHKSHLKDHERRHRGEKPFVCSSCTKAFAKASDLKRHENNMHSERKQVTAANSIQSETEQLQAAAMAAEAEQQLETIACS